Proteins encoded together in one Glandiceps talaboti chromosome 11, keGlaTala1.1, whole genome shotgun sequence window:
- the LOC144442134 gene encoding Golgi-associated kinase 1A-like, translated as MFWKLDKVKLSVVFVTVVLVFASLQKSLPTLNLGTTRPVPSLCTHPGEKCLPIPKDALRNISAEPVFVVIKPIDVGEMPPIDLFIEDREFLEDIKKLEDSDLRLGQYLPNWFSYSDILKMELMSHHNISDVLSIPGHPRVRRVIFKDHPMKDISHFEDCTTQCAVQKSVKDIHEVFSFHLDRVLGINRSMPAVTRTFKGERGGTFSDGKARAIIWWNPNIKHSGSLEPEQNSMSLRWTDYQNQLALRCYAKDNMKESAIHDNCTVKVRHIEWGRLAFYDFLLQNHDRSDRNCCGYDIDEGELCFKNGNYLRCKNITRQYLIHIFTTKYDDTRLVYIDNVFNLNRNNEHLNYRFLEGIDEIPEYPISVLKSGKFRELMLQSLYLDKIYWQDQGGLPFMDKLIDIIEKRAQKLITCIEERGISLVRDY; from the exons ATGTTTTGGAAACTAGACAAAGTAAAATTGTCTGTTGTCTTCGTTACTGTTGTACTGGTCTTTGCTAGTCTTCAGAAATCTCTTCCGACTCTGAACTTGGGCACAACTAGGCCCGTACCTTCACTATGCACTCACCCGGGGGAGAAGTGTCTTCCGATACCAAAAGATGCTCTCCGCAATATCTCGGCTGAGCCTGTCTTTGTCGTCATAAAACCTATCGACGTTGGTGAAATGCCTCCTATAGATCTATTTATTGAAGATAGGGAATTCTTGGAGGATATTAAGAAATTAGAAGATTCGGATCTAAGACTGGGTCAATACTTACCGAATTGGTTTAGCTATAGTGATATTCTCAAGATGGAACTAATGTCACATCACAACATTTCGGATGTGCTCTCAATCCCTGGTCACCCTCGCGTTCGAAGAGTAATATTTAAGGATCATCCAATGAAAGACATATCGCATTTTGAAGACTGTACAACCCAGTGTGCTGTGCAGAAGAGCGTAAAAGATATCCACGAAGTGTTCTCTTTTCATTTAGACCGAGTTCTTGGGATAAACCGTTCAATGCCTGCAGTTACCAGGACTTTTAAAGGTGAACGTGGTGGCACATTCTCTGACGGTAAGGCTAGGGCAATCATCTGGTGGAACCCTAATATAAAACACTCTGGATCTTTAGAACCAGAACAGAATTCTATGTCGTTGAGGTGGACTGATTACCAAAATCAACTTGCACTTCGTTGCTATGCCAAAGACAACATGAAGGAATCAGCAATACATGATAATTGTACGGTAAAAGTTCGTCACATTGAATGGGGCAGGTTGGCATTTTATGACTTTCTCTTACAG AATCACGATCGCAGCGATAGGAATTGTTGTGGCTATGACATCGACGAGGGAGAGTTGTGCTTTAAGAATGGAAACTACCTCAGATGCAAAAATATCACAAGGCAGTATTTGATACATATTTTCACAACCAAATATGACGACACTCGCTTAGTCTACATTGATAATGTTTTCAATCTGAACAGAAATAACGAACATCTGAATTACAGATTTCTAGAAGGAATTGACGA AATACCAGAATATCCTATATCAGTCCTTAAATCGGGAAAATTTCGCGAATTAATGTTGCAATCACTTTATTTGGACAAAATCTATTGGCAAGACCAAGGTGGACTGCCATTCATGGATAAGCTGATTGACATAATTGAAAAACGTGCACAGAAGTTGATTACATGTATAGAAGAGCGTGGTATTAGCCTGGTTCGAGACTATTAG
- the LOC144442133 gene encoding putative ammonium transporter 3, with translation MNVSTSNLLNITEESSTEHDHGEHHILRDDATWILACAFIIFTMQSGFGLLESGSVSSKNEANIMVKNAIDVIFGGMSYWALGYGIGFGSDKHSNPFCGVGNFFVDATDKYVGSLFSDYFFQASFATTATTIVSGAMAERTKLEAYIVFSFLNTFIYSFPCHWIWGSNGWLNKLRVIDIAGSGAVHLVGGTTGLVATLILGPRHRRFEKGQDFSMGNPTNVLLGMFMLWWGWLGFNCGSSYGITGGKWILASRSAVTTINASVGGGAVAILLSYLMKKRKFDIGYLVNGILGALVGVTAICALTSPWAGLVIGIIAGIISCLGAEMMDALKIDDPVGVVPVHFLAAIWGMLAVGFFIEKDSYGHGIEGTGLIYGGGAYMLAVQTLAVVAIISWTSVSSFIVFKLIDLTIGLRLPLSEELLGADIVEHGLRPKFSYPNTPNGNIIDNNDEVFSSKKAHRRLSRVTFKQRKKRRAIREITEQQNVFSIYGKRRGTHECLKLSSPSELRDICTDSTTTEIVNGKDNNCLEDLAAASFINLCNEGFMDDDRITFSGNRGTESTSQHKNDPNNATDSHDRVGDGSILSVDLEMKY, from the exons ATGAATGTGTCTACGTCAAATCTTCTGAACATTACCGAAGAAAGTAGTACAGAACACGATCATGGCGAACATCACATCTTGCGAGATGACGCTACTTGGATATTAGCATGCGCTTTCATCATTTTCACGATGCAGTCAGGCTTTGGACTCCTGGAGTCAGGATCTGTGTCGTCCAAAAATGAAGCCAATATTATGGTTAAAAATGCCATAGATGTGATATTTGGTGGAATGTCGTATTGGGCCCTTGGTTATGGCATTGGCTTTGGGTCCGATAAACACAGCAACCCGTTCTGCGGTGTTGGTAACTTTTTCGTTGATGCAACCGATAAATACGTAGGGTCCTTATTTTCGGATTACTTCTTCCAAGCTTCCTTTGCTACAACGGCTACGACAATCGTTAGTGGTGCAATGGCTGAACGTACAAAACTCGAAGCCTATATTGTATTTTCGTTCCTGAATACATTCATTTACAGTTTTCCTTGTCACTGGATTTGGGGTAGCAACGGGTGGTTGAACAAACTGCGTGTCATTGATATCGCAGGATCGGGAGCCGTTCATCTTGTTGGGGGTACAACTGGATTAGTCGCCACATTAATTCTCGGACCAAGACATCGGCGTTTTGAGAAGGGTCAAGATTTCAGCATGGGAAACCCAACAAACGTTCTCCTTGGCATGTTTATGTTGTG GTGGGGATGGCTCGGATTCAATTGCGGAAGTTCGTATGGAATCACCGGGGGTAAATGGATCTTGGCATCCAG atCGGCCGTAACAACTATCAACGCATCGGTTGGAGGTGGCGCTGTTGCAATATTACTGAG CTACTTGATGAAAAAACGCAAGTTTGACATTGGTTACTTGGTCAACGGTATACTTGGTGCTCTGGTCGGAGTGACAG CCATATGTGCCCTTACAAGCCCCTGGGCAGGACTGGTTATTGGCATCATTGCGGGCATTATATCTTGCCTTGGCGCAGAGATGATGGATGCATTAAAAATTGATGATCCAGTCGGTGTGGTACCTGTTCACTTTCTAGCAGCTATATGGGGAATGTTAGCTGTTGGATTCTTTATCGAAAAGGATTCTTACGGACATGGTATCGAAGGAActg GTCTGATCTATGGAGGTGGTGCTTACATGCTTGCTGTACAGACGTTAGCAGTGGTTGCAATCATATCCTGGACGTCAGTATCGTCCTTCATTGTGTTCAAGTTGATTGACTTGACTATAGGACTACGTTTACCACTTAGTGAAGAACTATTAGGGGCCGATATAGTTGAACACGGGCTTCGACCCAAGTTTTCTTATCCTAATACACCGAATGGTAACATTATCGATAATAACGATGAGGTGTTTTCATCTAAAAAGGCACACCGAAGATTATCAAGAGTAACATTCAAACAGAGGAAAAAGAGGAGGGCGATAAGGGAGATCACTGAACAACAGAATGTCTTCAGCATTTACGGTAAAAGAAGAGGGACGCATGAATGCCTGAAATTGAGTTCACCATCGGAACTAAGAGACATTTGTACAGATTCGACGACAACCGAAATCGTGAACGGCAAGGATAACAATTGTTTGGAAGATTTAGCTGCTGCCTCTTTCATTAACTTATGTAACGAAGGTTTTATGGATGATGATAGAATTACGTTTTCAGGCAACAGAGGAACAGAGTCGACGTCCCAACATAAGAATGACCCAAATAACGCTACTGATTCTCATGACAGAGTAGGTGATGGCTCTATATTATCTGTTGATCTAGAAATGAAATACTAA
- the LOC144442136 gene encoding adenosine receptor A3-like, translating to MDYTNLTGHFELEQDIAAAVRIMVFSAVTVFGNILVVTSVLLNKQLWTTGYVFIASLGTVDTISGFYIAVGALPTGFPNSISNRATFCAAAFSVLLWLWSTSIFHLVVIAIDRYLTVTKPLTYLLTMTKSKCLSLITCAWLLGTFVGVLPLIGWLYQPTPKVINCNSPSVIFGGEYLMFICFGVFFVPLLVMCILYGRLGRIAIKQQHSILALHSAVNSTDMPVLSLSRNSVRPSTMPSNDIPIRRMQASNSETRKIRMKIFKKEMRTTKTLLIILGFFALSWMPFSMMLILEYREEGWYNGQLNDIAFSLGMISSAGNPFIYALRDKRLRATFIKILRCRKVY from the coding sequence ATGGATTACACGAATTTGACGGGCCATTTTGAACTCGAACAAGATATCGCTGCTGCCGTACGTATCATGGTGTTCTCAGCAGTAACTGTTTTTGGCAACATCCTGGTCGTTACATCGGTACTCTTGAATAAACAATTGTGGACGACAGGGTATGTTTTCATCGCTAGTTTAGGCACAGTTGATACAATCTCAGGTTTCTACATCGCGGTGGGGGCATTACCAACAGGTTTTCCGAACAGTATATCGAATCGGGCCACCTTCTGTGCAGCAGCATTCTCCGTATTGCTCTGGTTGTGGTCGACAAGTATTTTTCATTTGGTCGTCATTGCTATCGATCGCTATCTGACAGTAACCAAGCCTCTTACTTACCTATTGACGATGACGAAATCAAAATGTCTTTCTCTCATCACATGTGCCTGGTTGCTTGGAACTTTCGTCGGAGTTCTCCCTTTGATCGGATGGTTGTATCAACCAACACCAAAGGTCATCAACTGCAATAGTCCATCTGTCATTTTTGGTGGAGAATACTTGATGTTTATCTGCTTTGGCGTGTTCTTTGTACCACTGCTCGTCATGTGTATTTTGTACGGCCGCCTTGGACGTATCGCTATCAAACAACAGCACAGTATACTGGCACTACATTCCGCTGTTAATTCGACAGACATGCCCGTTCTGTCTTTGTCACGAAACTCTGTACGACCGTCAACCATGCCTAGCAATGATATACCTATAAGACGGATGCAGGCGTCGAATTCTGAGACGAGAAAAATTCGCATGAAGATCTTTAAGAAAGAAATGCGAACTACAAAAACGCTTCTTATTATTCTAGGTTTCTTTGCGTTATCCTGGATGCCCTTTTCCATGATGCTCATCTTAGAATATCGCGAAGAAGGCTGGTACAACGGACAACTCAACGATATTGCATTTTCTCTTGGGATGATTAGCTCTGCCGGTAATCCGTTTATCTACGCACTCAGAGACAAGCGCTTAAGGGCAACGTTTATTAAGATTTTGAGGTGCCGAAAAGTATACTAG